The Thermovirga sp. genome segment ACAAAGGGATTGGTGTTCAGCAGTTTGACGTCGACGGTCTCCACCAGTTTCCTAAACTGGCGCACTATCTGTTCCGCCGACTTTTCGCCGCCGTCGACCACCATGGTCAACCTCGACAGGCCTTCCTGCTCGGTCTTGCCGATGCTGAGGCTGTCCACGTTGTACCCCTTTCTTGACACCAGGCCTGAGATTCGAGACAGAACCCCGGGCCTGTCTTCCACGAGAAGACTGATTGTCTGCTGCATTTCGATCCCTCCATCTCTTTTTTCTCGAGTCTTGTAAGGCCAAAAGAATAAAAAAGGGCCGGGACCCTGTTGATACAGGATCCCGGCCCTGGAATACCGCCAAACGGCACTAGCCCGTCAGCGCCCCAGGAGGGGACCCTGAGCCGATAATAAGGACGAGCACGAGAATGGCTATTAGGTTTGCATTGTTGCGCTGGCATGCTGCTGAAGTGCTCATGGGCCTCCTCCTTTCCCTTCGCTGTTTGGGGCTAATTGTAGGGGATTCTATCCGGCTTCGGCGGATCTGTCAAGGGATCTCTTTTGCAGTTGTCGCCGGACAG includes the following:
- the ilvN gene encoding acetolactate synthase small subunit codes for the protein MQQTISLLVEDRPGVLSRISGLVSRKGYNVDSLSIGKTEQEGLSRLTMVVDGGEKSAEQIVRQFRKLVETVDVKLLNTNPFVERWMTLIKVRASFETRPHILQTAEVFRSKVIDIGEEALVLESTGDRGKVEAFIEAVKPFGILEVASSGAVAMQRGGFGATF